The Romeriopsis navalis LEGE 11480 genomic sequence AATCGCCCAGGGAAGACTCCGGCTGCAGCGGTTTCAAGCTGCCATCATGTAAGTGTGGTTGAGGAAGATTGGCAAAGGAGTTCACAGCAATACCCACAGATCGACAGAGCCAATTTCACTGTGCCCATTTTTGCCGGGTTTGGCTCAGGTCAGTTCAAGAGATCGATCCGGGGACATGATTTAATACAACTCATCTGCCGCCGCTGCCTGCGATGCCAATGCCTGTGTTAACAACAACTCCGCTGCCTGTCCGTGCACCAGTCTTAGTTTTGCTGCCGGTGCATAACGAGGAAACGAATCTCGATCGCATGGTGCATGATATTGATGCCGCGTTTGCTGCCGTGAGTCACCAATCCGTCAGTGCCCCACCCTTTATTCTGTTTGTGGACGATGGGAGTCGTGATTGTTCACGCGCAGTGATTGAACAAATTATTCAGCAGCGTGGGCAGGCAGCATGCCTCTGTTTCTCGCGTAATTTTGGGCATCAGGCGGCCGTGATGGCGGGATTAGCCTATGCTCCGGCGGATTATGTTGTGCTGATTATGGATGCCGATGGTCAGGATCCGCCATATGTTGGATTTGAGCTGGTTGAACGGATCTGGCATGGGGTGGATGTGGCCTATGGTGTGCGGCGCAATCGTCAAGGTAATCCACTGAAGCGCTTGGCTTACTGGGCCTTCTATCGCACCTTGTCACAGCTTTCGAATCTGACGATTCCCCTGGATGCCGGCGACTTTTGTGCCTATTCGCCGCGGGCGGTGCAGATGATGACCAGCCTGAAGGAGCAGCGGCCTTATGTGCGCGGATTGAGGGCGTGGATTGGACTACGCCAAGTGGGGGTGCCCTACGATCGCCCTGATCGCTATGCGGGAGCCACGAGCTATAGCTGGAAGCGATTGATGCAGTTGGCGGCAGATGGGATTATCAGCTTTTCGCTGAAGCCGTTGCGTCTGGCGATGATTCTCGGGCTATTGACCTTCCTCGTTTCTTGTTTGCTGGGGGGAATGTATTTAATGCTGTATCTGTTTGACTGGAATA encodes the following:
- a CDS encoding glycosyltransferase family 2 protein, producing MLTTTPLPVRAPVLVLLPVHNEETNLDRMVHDIDAAFAAVSHQSVSAPPFILFVDDGSRDCSRAVIEQIIQQRGQAACLCFSRNFGHQAAVMAGLAYAPADYVVLIMDADGQDPPYVGFELVERIWHGVDVAYGVRRNRQGNPLKRLAYWAFYRTLSQLSNLTIPLDAGDFCAYSPRAVQMMTSLKEQRPYVRGLRAWIGLRQVGVPYDRPDRYAGATSYSWKRLMQLAADGIISFSLKPLRLAMILGLLTFLVSCLLGGMYLMLYLFDWNIAGQRMREVPGFTTLILVMLGFSGLQMMMLGIIGEYLGRVFEEAKGRPLFIVADTLGRLEPTSVIDRHPDRHRS